Sequence from the Deinococcus radiotolerans genome:
ACGAGCTGGATGACATGCAGGGTGAGTTCGAGGCGGAGATCGAACGCATTGAGGGCGAGCTGCGCGAGCAGGCGCAGCGGCCCGAGGCACTGCCCGCCCCGGATGGGCGGCTGGACCCGCGGGACCGGCCGGTGTACGTGATCAGTATCGCGGCGGAACTGGTGGACATGCACCCGCAGACGCTGCGCCTGTACGAGCGCAAGCAGCTGATCCGCCCGGGGCGCAGCAGCGGCAAGACCCGGCTGTACAGCGAGCGGGACATCGAGCACCTGCGTGAGATTCGCCGCCTGACGCAGGAACTCGGCGTGAACCTGGCGGGCGTTGAGGAGATCATGCGGCTGCGCCACCAGCTGGACGCGACGCGCTCTGGCCTGGAGAGCAACGTGCGGCGCATTCAGGAGGACATCACGGAGCGCATGACGAAGTGGCGCACCCTGCCGGAAGGTGAGGCGCAGGAGGCCGGTGACGATCAGGGCTGAGGTCGGCCATCAGCCTGTGCAGGGCCGCGTCCGGGACCGTATGCTGCTGGGCGTGCTTGTTGGCTCTGCTCTCGGTCCGGTGTGCTCATGAGGCCCCTGTGGGTGGTGGGCGACATTCACGGCGCGTACGACAAACTGCGCGCCCTGCTGCTGCGCGCGGGCCTGATTGACTTTGACGGCGCCTGGACGGGCGGGGACGCGCACCTGGCGTTCCTGGGGGATTACGTGGACCGGGGGCCGCAGGGCCTGGAGGTGATCCGGCTGGTCCGCAACCTGGAGGTGCAGGCGCAGGCGGCCGGGGGACGCGTGACGGCGCTGCTGGGCAACCATGAGGTGATGTTTCTGGCGGCGCTGGTGTTCCGGCAGAAGGACCCGGGGGACCGGATGGGGTTCCGGGCGTACTGGCTGGAGAACGGCGGGCAGACGCGGGACGCGGACCTGCTGGAGCCCGGTGACCTGGGCTGGCTGTCGAGCCGTCCGGCGATGGCGGAGGCCGACGGGTGGCTGCTGGTGCACGCGGACAGCCTGATGTACCTGCGGATGGGCACCACCATCGACGAGGTGAATGCGGAGGTGGCGCGCATTCTGGCGAACCCGGACGCGGACGAGTGGGGGCTGTTCCTGAACTGGTTCACGGAGCGCATGGCGTTCGCGCTGGGCGAGGGTGAGGTCAAGGCCCGGCGGACCCTGTCGGTGTTTGGCGGGGACCGGATTGTGCATGGGCACACGCCGGTGTACGTGCTGATGGATGAGGCGCTGCACGGCCGGACGCTGGGGGCGGGCGCGCCGGTCCCCTACGCGGGCCGGTTGTGCCTCGCGGTGGACAGCGGCATGGCGTACCGGGAGGACGCGGGATTCATGGCGCGGCTGAATCCGGGCGGTATTGCCGAGGTCGTGGCGTTCCCGCACGGCGGCCCGGTGTACTGACGCGGCAGTGCCTCACCCCACCCGGCGGCCGTTGCCTCCTGTCCGGTGTCGGGGCGGACTGGCCTGAACGTGGGCCTGTTTGGGGGGGTGGGCTGCTGGGGGGCCGGTTGTTGGGTAGGCTGGCGGCACACTGGTTTAAGGTTCCGTGAAGGGACCGGCTGG
This genomic interval carries:
- the hspR gene encoding heat shock protein transcriptional repressor HspR, fused homodimer type — translated: MPSDAKNRPVYVISVAAELVDMHPQTLRLYERKGLIRPGRSSGKTRLYSERDIEHLREIRRLTQELGVNLAGVEEVMRLQHELDDMQGEFEAEIERIEGELREQAQRPEALPAPDGRLDPRDRPVYVISIAAELVDMHPQTLRLYERKQLIRPGRSSGKTRLYSERDIEHLREIRRLTQELGVNLAGVEEIMRLRHQLDATRSGLESNVRRIQEDITERMTKWRTLPEGEAQEAGDDQG
- a CDS encoding metallophosphoesterase, which produces MRPLWVVGDIHGAYDKLRALLLRAGLIDFDGAWTGGDAHLAFLGDYVDRGPQGLEVIRLVRNLEVQAQAAGGRVTALLGNHEVMFLAALVFRQKDPGDRMGFRAYWLENGGQTRDADLLEPGDLGWLSSRPAMAEADGWLLVHADSLMYLRMGTTIDEVNAEVARILANPDADEWGLFLNWFTERMAFALGEGEVKARRTLSVFGGDRIVHGHTPVYVLMDEALHGRTLGAGAPVPYAGRLCLAVDSGMAYREDAGFMARLNPGGIAEVVAFPHGGPVY